In the Burkholderia cenocepacia genome, one interval contains:
- the speD gene encoding adenosylmethionine decarboxylase produces MTARDGIAPPCATLGSHVLADLAGIDAALLRDAARLEAILTDAAQRAGARVIGAHFHHFGGEHGVTGVVLLAESHITIHTWPEHRFAAVDAFMCGAARAADAVDAIAAALGTHAQVRQQVARGSALA; encoded by the coding sequence ATGACCGCGCGCGACGGGATCGCGCCGCCGTGCGCGACGCTCGGCTCGCACGTGCTGGCCGACCTGGCGGGCATCGATGCGGCGCTGCTGCGCGACGCCGCGCGGCTCGAAGCGATCCTCACCGATGCGGCGCAACGGGCCGGTGCGCGCGTGATCGGCGCGCACTTCCATCATTTCGGCGGCGAGCATGGCGTGACGGGGGTCGTGCTGCTGGCGGAGTCGCACATCACGATCCATACGTGGCCCGAGCATCGCTTCGCGGCCGTCGATGCGTTCATGTGCGGCGCGGCGCGCGCGGCCGATGCGGTCGATGCGATCGCCGCGGCGCTCGGCACGCACGCGCAGGTTCGGCAGCAGGTGGCGCGCGGCAGTGCGCTGGCCTGA
- a CDS encoding bifunctional nicotinamide-nucleotide adenylyltransferase/Nudix hydroxylase: protein MSTQQNRRFDALVFIGRFQPPHRGHLNVLKSALSRAERVCVLIGSTDKPRTIKDPFSFDERRQMLASLLDASERDRVTIAPLQDSTYNDGDWVRWVQDAVAVALGDVAQRKVGLIGHEKDATSYYLRMFPQWELVDVDATEDISATEIRDQYFAERTNSFVQWAVPEPVFGWLERFRTQPEFAQLKSEAEFIAAYRKAWAAAPYPVTFVTVDAVVVHSGHILLVRRRSEPGRGLWALPGGFVNQDERLDAACIRELREETGLKLPEPVLRGSIKDRQVFDHPTRSLRGRTITHACLFNFPTGELPRVKGSDDADKARWVPLNEFAQMRNVMFEDHFDIAYHFLGKL, encoded by the coding sequence ATGAGTACGCAACAGAACCGGCGCTTCGACGCGCTCGTTTTCATTGGTCGTTTCCAGCCTCCGCATCGTGGTCACCTGAACGTGCTGAAGTCGGCACTGAGTCGGGCCGAACGCGTGTGCGTGCTGATCGGGTCGACCGACAAGCCCCGCACCATCAAGGACCCGTTCTCGTTCGACGAGCGCCGCCAGATGCTGGCTTCGCTGCTCGACGCGTCCGAGCGCGATCGCGTGACGATCGCCCCGCTGCAGGATTCGACCTACAACGACGGCGACTGGGTGCGCTGGGTGCAGGATGCGGTGGCCGTCGCGCTCGGCGACGTCGCGCAACGCAAGGTCGGGTTGATCGGCCACGAGAAGGACGCCACGTCGTATTACCTGCGGATGTTCCCGCAATGGGAGCTCGTCGACGTCGACGCGACGGAAGACATTTCCGCCACCGAGATCCGCGACCAGTATTTCGCCGAACGCACCAACAGCTTCGTGCAGTGGGCCGTGCCGGAACCCGTGTTCGGCTGGCTCGAGCGTTTTCGCACGCAGCCGGAATTCGCGCAACTGAAGTCGGAAGCCGAATTCATCGCCGCGTATCGCAAGGCGTGGGCGGCCGCACCGTATCCGGTCACGTTCGTGACGGTCGACGCGGTGGTCGTGCATTCGGGGCATATCCTGCTCGTGCGCCGCCGCAGCGAACCGGGCCGCGGCCTGTGGGCGCTGCCGGGCGGCTTCGTGAACCAGGACGAGCGGCTCGATGCGGCGTGCATCCGCGAGCTGCGCGAGGAAACCGGCCTCAAGCTGCCCGAACCCGTGCTGCGCGGCTCGATCAAGGATCGCCAGGTGTTCGATCACCCGACGCGTTCGCTGCGCGGCCGCACGATCACGCATGCGTGCCTGTTCAACTTCCCGACCGGCGAGTTGCCGCGCGTGAAGGGCAGCGACGACGCCGACAAGGCGCGCTGGGTCCCGCTCAACGAATTCGCGCAGATGCGCAACGTGATGTTCGAGGATCACTTCGACATCGCGTATCACTTCCTGGGGAAGCTGTGA
- a CDS encoding type II toxin-antitoxin system RatA family toxin, whose amino-acid sequence MRISVSRTVGVDRRRLFTWSQDYGRRLVWDNFLSDAYLLDGTTADVGVDAFCRSQSGATMVSRYISYRPPQVAAIEMVEGPKVLERFSGSWNFVEHTPGSTEVKFTYHFRVQPSWLRWLLEPLIGAFYLVQTRRRLDSFKRWAEAEALPR is encoded by the coding sequence ATGAGGATCTCAGTCAGCCGGACCGTCGGCGTCGACCGCAGGCGCCTGTTCACGTGGTCGCAGGACTACGGACGGCGGCTCGTGTGGGACAACTTCCTCAGCGACGCCTATCTGCTCGACGGAACGACCGCCGATGTCGGCGTCGACGCGTTCTGCCGCAGCCAGTCGGGCGCGACGATGGTGTCGCGCTACATCTCGTACCGTCCGCCGCAGGTCGCCGCCATCGAAATGGTCGAAGGCCCGAAGGTGCTCGAACGCTTCAGCGGCAGCTGGAACTTCGTCGAGCACACGCCCGGGTCGACCGAGGTGAAGTTCACGTACCACTTCCGCGTGCAGCCGTCGTGGCTGCGCTGGCTGCTCGAACCGCTGATCGGCGCGTTCTATCTCGTGCAGACGCGCCGGCGTCTCGATTCGTTCAAGCGCTGGGCCGAAGCCGAAGCGCTGCCGCGCTGA